Genomic segment of Picrophilus oshimae DSM 9789:
TAGTAGAAAGGAGTACGTTCTTGAAAATAAGATACTAACAACGAGGAACATAGCATCAACAACCGTTGTGCTCAAAAAGGATGAGTGGACAACAGTGGTTGCGGCCGCTGTTCTAATAATAATGTGATGCATATGAATAATGATATAGAAAGAAAATGGCAGGAAGAGTGGAAGAAAAATCATGTTTTTGAATCAAGGATTGATGAAAGACCAAAGTTCTTTGTTACTGTTCCCTGGCCATACACAAACGGTTCACTCCATGTCGGCCATGGAAGAACATACACGCTTGGCGATATAGTTGCAAGGTACAAAAGGCTTGAGGGATACAACGTTTTATTTCCCATGGGATTCCATGAAAGTGGAACGCCAATACTTGCCTTTTCAGAAAGATTAAGGGAAAATGATCCTGAAACCATAAAACTTTACAGGAGCTACCTCGAGGAATATGAGGCTAAAGAAAACATAGATAAATTAATTGAATCATTTAAGGAGCCTGAAAACATAGCAAACTACTTTGCAGATAAAATTATAAAGGATTTTACATCGCTTGGATACTCCATTGACTGGACCAGAAGATTTACATCTGCAGATCCGGACTATCAGGAGATTGTTAAATGGCAGTTCAATAAATTAAAGGAGTTAAAATTAATAAAGCAGGGAAATTACCCGATACTTTACAGCGTAAAGGATGAAAACGCCGTTGGTGAGGATGATATAAAGGATGGCGATGTTGACAAGGTGACCATAGAGGAATACACGGGCTTAATATTAGAAAATGATGATTTTAATCTAATAGCAGCGTCTGTCAGGCCAGAAACCATATTCGGAATAACAAATGCTTGGATATCGAATTCAAAATACAGCATCTTTGAATATAAAAATAAATACTATGCCGTTTCAAAGGAGGCATACACAAAATTATCATATCAATATGACATAAAATTTGTAAAAGACATAGAACCTGGTGAAATTACGTCCAGAAAATTCAGGGTTCCATTGCTAAATGAGTACATAAATGTTTACATTGCGGACTTTGTTGATCCTGATAATGCAACCGGTGTCGTTTACTCTGTTCCAGGACATGCAATATATGATTATTATTATGTAAAAAGGCTCGGCATAAACGTTAAAATAAAAAAGGTCATAGCAATAGATAATATAAGCGTGGAAAAGCTTCTTGAAAAGTATGGAAGCGATGAAAAATCATTAAAGGAGGCAACACAGGAGCTTTACAAGTCTGAATTTTACAATGGTTTACTAATAAACTCTGGAGATTACTCTGGATTGAGCGTTCAGGAGGCCAGGGAAAAAATAAAGAACGATTTAATAAGATCCGGAAATGCAATAATTATATACGAAACATCAAGGAAGGCCATAACAAGATCCGGCTCAAAGGTCATTGTTGCTGTTATAAACGGCCAGTGGTTTATTGATTATTCACAGCCATGGCTTAAGGAAAGAACGCATAAAATGATAGATGCCATGTCATTTTACCCTGAATTTTACAGGAAGATCATGGGTGATGCCATAGACTGGCTCAGG
This window contains:
- the leuS gene encoding leucine--tRNA ligase, which codes for MNNDIERKWQEEWKKNHVFESRIDERPKFFVTVPWPYTNGSLHVGHGRTYTLGDIVARYKRLEGYNVLFPMGFHESGTPILAFSERLRENDPETIKLYRSYLEEYEAKENIDKLIESFKEPENIANYFADKIIKDFTSLGYSIDWTRRFTSADPDYQEIVKWQFNKLKELKLIKQGNYPILYSVKDENAVGEDDIKDGDVDKVTIEEYTGLILENDDFNLIAASVRPETIFGITNAWISNSKYSIFEYKNKYYAVSKEAYTKLSYQYDIKFVKDIEPGEITSRKFRVPLLNEYINVYIADFVDPDNATGVVYSVPGHAIYDYYYVKRLGINVKIKKVIAIDNISVEKLLEKYGSDEKSLKEATQELYKSEFYNGLLINSGDYSGLSVQEAREKIKNDLIRSGNAIIIYETSRKAITRSGSKVIVAVINGQWFIDYSQPWLKERTHKMIDAMSFYPEFYRKIMGDAIDWLRERPCARRRGIGTRLPFDSSWVIESLSDSTIYMVGYTNLKYLRNIYNELKCIPDDVLDFVYLNKDFPENYKKFKNDIEMARNEFNYWYGVDLRITAPPHISNHLSFYLMNHAAIFDEEKYPKGLMISGLVISNGAKISKSKGNVISLLKIKEKYSADIYRLFVAVGADISSLLDWNEKDLSAVIKRYESFIDIMNKFEFKNDDGFIYKWFLSRFYSNLNDYFNLMSSYKIRDAYISIFYNVLNDIKHLELRHGDVNAAVSMIIRDWLIALSPVIPHTCEEYWHRYIEDSFVSLKTINKDIKERIDNYIIESENYLENIINDIREIQRAARISGKTALITVYGDEQAYFIKNYSNLTGKFKMAIPDYMRNKQRIMNTMINEYSVIKENIDYIEEMTSLKIVVDVSKGIDKKNPWPGRPLIKII